In Geminicoccaceae bacterium, a single window of DNA contains:
- a CDS encoding exopolyphosphatase produces the protein MTDQAHSHGEAFRLITRSDMDGLVCAVLLKELGIVGQIDFVHPKDMQDGKIRVGPKDITTNLPYVEGVHLAFDHHASETERVSGNPANHVIDAEAPSAARVVYDYYGGAARFPNVTEAMMQAVDKADSAAFSREDILDPQGWDLLSFLMDARTGLGRFRNFRVSNYQLMMDLIEYCRTHQDIEDILALPDVVERVELFMDHQERFRDQLRRCTTLHGSLAVLDLREEETIWPGNRFMIYAMFPRSTISCHVLWGRDRQNTVLALGKSILDRSARTDIGLLCLNYGGGGHHAAGTCQIPNHGCERTIRRIIDEITAIETGQVTQAELVPA, from the coding sequence ATGACCGATCAAGCGCATTCTCACGGCGAGGCCTTCCGCCTCATCACTCGCAGCGACATGGACGGCCTTGTCTGTGCCGTGCTGCTGAAGGAACTGGGTATCGTCGGACAGATCGACTTCGTCCATCCCAAGGACATGCAGGACGGCAAGATCAGGGTCGGGCCGAAGGACATCACCACCAACCTGCCCTATGTCGAGGGCGTCCATCTCGCCTTCGACCACCATGCCAGCGAGACCGAGCGGGTCAGCGGCAATCCCGCCAACCATGTCATCGACGCCGAGGCCCCTTCGGCGGCCCGCGTCGTGTACGATTACTATGGAGGCGCGGCGAGGTTTCCCAATGTTACCGAGGCCATGATGCAGGCCGTCGACAAGGCGGACTCGGCCGCCTTCAGCCGCGAGGACATCCTCGATCCGCAGGGCTGGGACCTGCTGAGCTTCCTCATGGATGCGCGTACCGGCCTCGGCAGGTTCCGCAATTTCCGCGTGTCCAATTATCAGTTGATGATGGACCTCATAGAGTACTGTCGTACGCATCAGGATATCGAGGATATCCTGGCACTGCCCGATGTCGTCGAGCGTGTCGAGCTGTTCATGGACCACCAGGAACGCTTCCGCGATCAGTTGCGCCGCTGCACCACCCTGCACGGATCGCTCGCGGTTCTCGACCTGCGCGAAGAGGAGACCATCTGGCCCGGCAACCGCTTCATGATCTATGCCATGTTTCCGCGGAGCACGATTTCCTGCCACGTCCTCTGGGGCCGTGACAGGCAGAACACCGTGCTGGCGCTGGGGAAGTCGATCCTCGACCGCAGTGCCCGCACCGACATCGGCCTTTTGTGCCTGAACTATGGCGGTGGCGGCCACCATGCCGCCGGCACCTGCCAGATCCCCAACCACGGCTGCGAACGCACCATCCGCCGGATCATCGACGAGATCACCGCCATCGAGACGGGCCAGGTCACCCAGGCCGAACTCGTACCCGCCTGA
- the argB gene encoding acetylglutamate kinase, with product MTRGQVDVHSIASTLIEALPHMRRHSGATFVVKYGGHAMGHEHLARDFARDIVLLKQVGINPVIVHGGGPQIKAMLGRLNIESEFVDGLRVTDAASMEVVEMVLAGKINKEIVGAIQAEGGKAVGICGKDARLLTARRVTKEGRDIGFVGEPEEVDRTVLDLFTRSEIIPVIAPIGADADGQSYNINADTAAGAIAGALQARRLLMLTDVKGVLDAKGELLPYLGLDEARALIADGTISGGMIPKVETCLGAVEQGARAATILDGRVPHAVILELFTEHGIGTQIRSTPPAG from the coding sequence ATGACGCGGGGCCAGGTGGACGTACACAGCATTGCCTCCACCCTGATCGAGGCGCTGCCGCACATGCGCCGGCACAGCGGTGCGACCTTCGTGGTCAAGTATGGCGGGCATGCGATGGGACACGAGCATCTTGCCCGGGATTTCGCCCGGGACATCGTGCTGCTCAAGCAGGTCGGCATCAACCCGGTCATCGTCCATGGCGGCGGCCCGCAGATCAAGGCCATGCTGGGCCGTCTCAACATCGAAAGCGAATTCGTCGACGGGTTGCGGGTCACCGACGCCGCGTCGATGGAAGTGGTCGAGATGGTACTGGCGGGCAAGATCAACAAGGAGATCGTCGGCGCCATCCAGGCCGAGGGCGGCAAGGCGGTCGGCATCTGCGGCAAGGATGCCCGGCTGCTGACCGCGCGCAGGGTGACCAAGGAAGGGCGCGACATCGGTTTCGTCGGCGAGCCGGAAGAAGTCGACCGCACGGTGCTGGACCTCTTCACCCGCAGCGAGATCATCCCGGTGATCGCCCCTATCGGTGCGGATGCCGATGGCCAGTCCTACAATATCAACGCCGATACGGCGGCGGGAGCCATCGCCGGTGCGCTGCAGGCCCGCCGCCTGCTGATGCTCACCGACGTCAAGGGCGTGCTCGACGCGAAGGGCGAGTTGCTGCCCTATCTGGGCCTCGACGAGGCGCGGGCGCTCATCGCCGACGGCACGATTTCCGGCGGCATGATTCCCAAGGTGGAGACCTGCCTCGGTGCGGTCGAGCAGGGCGCACGGGCGGCCACGATCCTCGATGGACGGGTGCCGCATGCCGTCATTCTCGAACTGTTCACCGAACACGGCATCGGCACCCAGATCCGCTCGACACCGCCGGCCGGTTGA
- a CDS encoding YihA family ribosome biogenesis GTP-binding protein, with protein MTVRDRSCPEADGERMEAGRLLFARPPAFMLGVARIDQLPPADIPEVAIAGRSNVGKSSIINALTRHRELARTSNTPGRTQQLNFFDIDGRLRLIDLPGYGYAKAPKDQVDAWHALIFDYLRGRPNLHLVVLLIDGRHGIKDRDRAVMDTLKKAAVPFLIVLTKCDLVGRRELAQRTTALEDDLRKTVGALPQALHTSSRKLEGIEALRGVLAGYALDDDRRDRGGGDSGDGS; from the coding sequence ATGACAGTCCGCGACCGGTCTTGCCCCGAGGCCGACGGAGAACGCATGGAGGCCGGCCGGCTGCTGTTCGCCCGCCCGCCCGCCTTCATGCTGGGCGTGGCCCGGATCGACCAGTTGCCACCGGCCGACATTCCCGAGGTGGCGATCGCCGGCCGGTCGAACGTCGGCAAGTCGAGCATCATCAATGCCCTGACCCGGCACAGGGAACTGGCGCGCACCTCGAACACGCCGGGGCGCACGCAGCAACTCAACTTCTTCGACATCGACGGGAGGCTGCGGCTGATCGACCTTCCCGGCTACGGCTACGCGAAGGCGCCGAAGGACCAGGTGGATGCGTGGCACGCGCTGATCTTCGACTACCTGCGCGGACGCCCGAACCTGCATCTGGTGGTGCTGCTGATCGACGGCCGGCACGGGATCAAGGACCGCGACCGCGCCGTCATGGATACCCTCAAGAAGGCCGCGGTGCCGTTTTTGATCGTGCTGACCAAGTGCGACCTTGTCGGCAGGCGCGAACTCGCCCAAAGAACGACGGCGCTGGAAGATGACCTGCGCAAGACGGTCGGAGCGCTACCGCAGGCGCTGCACACCAGTTCGCGCAAGCTGGAGGGCATCGAGGCGTTGCGGGGAGTGCTGGCCGGCTATGCGCTCGACGACGACCGGCGGGATCGGGGCGGCGGAGACAGTGGGGATGGATCGTGA
- a CDS encoding sugar ABC transporter permease, which translates to MVIFLGPAIFLLALFFLLPVIVDVFVAFTDMGRSLKIHELTTANFERMLTGDRRILPTLALTAIYVFFTLAIFNVTFGLILALTTTAVPDRIGGFFRAVWLLPRMSPSVVYSLLWIWVASPTERGLINQVLHGFLGFGTIDMRTDYPVVLIVIANGFIGASMGMIIFTSAIRSIPEHLFHAARADGAGPLAITWHITLPAIRWPLSFITVYQTLSLLVSFEYIWLITNGGPFYDTTVYALYVYKRAFDNGQYAYGAALALLLVLIGIAASLAMWRFFDMKRLLQHPRIEVQ; encoded by the coding sequence ATGGTCATCTTCCTCGGACCGGCCATCTTCCTGCTCGCCCTGTTCTTCCTCTTGCCGGTGATCGTCGATGTGTTCGTCGCCTTCACCGACATGGGAAGGTCGCTGAAGATCCATGAACTCACCACCGCCAATTTCGAGCGGATGCTGACCGGCGACCGCCGCATCCTGCCGACACTGGCGCTGACGGCGATCTATGTCTTCTTCACGCTGGCGATCTTCAACGTCACCTTCGGCCTCATCCTCGCCCTGACAACGACGGCGGTTCCGGACCGCATCGGCGGTTTCTTCCGCGCCGTGTGGCTTCTTCCGCGCATGAGCCCGTCGGTGGTCTACTCGCTCCTGTGGATATGGGTGGCGAGCCCGACCGAGCGTGGTCTCATCAACCAGGTGCTGCACGGATTTCTCGGTTTCGGGACGATCGACATGCGCACCGATTATCCGGTGGTGCTGATCGTCATTGCCAACGGCTTCATCGGCGCGTCGATGGGCATGATCATCTTCACCAGCGCCATCCGCTCGATCCCCGAGCACCTGTTCCACGCGGCGCGCGCCGATGGCGCCGGGCCACTGGCCATCACATGGCACATTACCCTTCCTGCCATCCGCTGGCCCCTGTCATTCATCACCGTGTACCAGACGCTCTCGCTGCTGGTGAGCTTCGAGTACATCTGGCTGATCACCAATGGCGGACCATTCTACGATACCACGGTCTATGCCCTCTATGTCTACAAGCGGGCCTTCGACAACGGCCAGTATGCCTATGGTGCGGCACTGGCATTGTTGCTGGTCCTGATTGGTATTGCCGCATCGCTGGCCATGTGGCGTTTCTTCGACATGAAACGGCTGCTCCAGCATCCGCGCATCGAGGTGCAGTGA
- a CDS encoding endonuclease/exonuclease/phosphatase family protein, whose protein sequence is MRFVSYNIQYGLGSDGRYDLERIAREAEGADVIALQEVDRFWQRSGNVDSPEVLAGHLRGYYWVYGANLDIHAATPDDPGRRRQFGTMLLSKTPILSSRNHLLPKWGTLSQHSIQQGILEGVIMTGSGPLRVYSVHLSHLCRETRLPQIDRIRQILKDAHGEGGAWCGGHPDPSAGWTEGDMPPMPREAIVMGDLNLTPSSDEYTALIGPWTEKYGRIAHRDGLVDSWTAAGHDEREGMTHPNGSRIDYILVSAALAGQVRAAGVMSDAKGSDHWPIWADIDL, encoded by the coding sequence ATGCGTTTTGTATCCTATAACATCCAGTATGGCCTCGGCAGCGACGGTCGCTACGATCTCGAACGCATCGCCCGCGAGGCCGAGGGAGCCGATGTCATCGCCCTTCAGGAGGTCGACCGGTTCTGGCAACGTTCCGGCAATGTCGATTCTCCCGAAGTGCTGGCGGGCCATCTGCGGGGTTACTACTGGGTCTATGGTGCCAATCTCGACATTCATGCGGCGACACCGGACGATCCGGGCAGGCGGCGGCAGTTCGGCACCATGCTGCTGTCGAAGACGCCGATCCTTTCGTCGCGCAATCACCTGCTGCCGAAATGGGGTACGCTCAGCCAGCATTCGATTCAGCAAGGCATTCTCGAAGGCGTGATCATGACCGGATCGGGACCGCTTCGCGTCTATTCGGTCCATCTGAGCCATCTGTGCAGGGAGACCCGCCTGCCGCAGATCGACCGTATCCGGCAGATCCTGAAGGATGCACATGGCGAGGGTGGTGCCTGGTGCGGCGGCCATCCCGATCCGTCCGCCGGCTGGACCGAGGGCGACATGCCGCCCATGCCGCGCGAGGCGATCGTCATGGGCGATCTCAACCTCACGCCGTCCAGCGACGAATACACCGCGCTGATCGGTCCCTGGACCGAGAAATACGGCCGGATCGCCCATCGCGACGGGCTCGTGGACAGCTGGACGGCGGCGGGACATGACGAGCGCGAGGGCATGACACATCCCAATGGCAGTCGCATCGACTACATCCTCGTCAGCGCCGCGCTGGCGGGACAGGTACGCGCCGCCGGTGTGATGAGCGATGCAAAGGGCTCCGACCACTGGCCGATCTGGGCCGATATCGACCTTTGA
- a CDS encoding carbohydrate ABC transporter permease — MTATRRIEQAEWDALAARGRFEAKRNQGLLIAFLVTVSLPVMLPYFWMFTISVSAKTGGVESIVLWKSSAILVPTIVGIGLVNAFVEDRMRRLYAAAAILVAAAMAIIVSIGDQLHLGNYVFLHNSNFVQDLEGRRQATTESQFPSVWLAFGNSLMLAGAQTVLVLFVSTLAGYYLSRFQFAGRQAFLQSLLILHAFPAMTLIIPIFLLMYWSGMLDTLTGVLLVVTTLELPFAIFIMKGFFDAVPWDIEMSALTDGASRRQAFLMVVLPQVKVGLLAVGVFAFIKGFEEYVFVRTLLFDKQNWVMSLYIFWVSDDIMGVDYGIVAAVAVFYVIPSVLLYLFCQKYLVQMNIGGIKG, encoded by the coding sequence ATGACCGCCACGCGCAGGATCGAACAGGCCGAGTGGGATGCGCTCGCCGCGCGCGGCCGTTTCGAGGCGAAGCGCAATCAGGGTCTGCTGATCGCGTTTCTCGTCACCGTGTCGCTGCCGGTGATGCTTCCCTATTTCTGGATGTTCACGATCTCGGTATCGGCCAAGACCGGCGGCGTCGAATCCATCGTGCTGTGGAAATCCTCGGCGATCCTCGTTCCCACCATCGTCGGCATCGGTCTGGTCAACGCCTTCGTCGAGGACCGGATGAGGAGGCTCTACGCGGCTGCGGCCATCCTCGTGGCGGCGGCGATGGCGATCATCGTCTCGATTGGCGACCAGCTTCATTTGGGAAATTACGTCTTTCTGCACAATTCTAATTTCGTGCAGGATCTGGAAGGAAGGCGGCAGGCGACGACCGAGAGCCAGTTCCCGTCGGTCTGGCTGGCCTTCGGCAACTCGCTCATGCTCGCCGGCGCCCAGACGGTGCTGGTGCTCTTCGTCAGCACGCTGGCCGGCTATTATCTCTCGCGGTTCCAGTTCGCCGGACGGCAGGCGTTCCTGCAGAGCCTGCTCATCCTGCACGCCTTTCCGGCGATGACGCTCATCATTCCGATCTTCCTGCTCATGTACTGGAGCGGGATGCTGGACACGCTCACCGGCGTGCTGCTGGTGGTGACCACGCTGGAGCTGCCGTTCGCCATCTTCATCATGAAGGGCTTCTTCGACGCGGTTCCGTGGGACATCGAGATGTCGGCACTGACCGACGGCGCGTCGCGGCGGCAGGCATTTCTCATGGTGGTGCTGCCGCAGGTCAAGGTGGGGCTGCTCGCCGTCGGTGTCTTCGCCTTCATCAAGGGGTTCGAGGAGTATGTCTTCGTCCGTACCCTGTTGTTCGACAAGCAGAACTGGGTGATGAGCCTCTACATCTTCTGGGTCAGCGACGACATCATGGGTGTCGACTACGGCATCGTCGCCGCGGTCGCGGTTTTCTACGTCATTCCATCGGTATTGCTGTACCTGTTCTGCCAGAAATACCTGGTGCAGATGAACATCGGCGGCATCAAGGGATAG
- a CDS encoding endonuclease/exonuclease/phosphatase family protein: MLDIVTTTVSAIDRPLPEWRRDALAGGSHDRWFEDARCLHQIELHGPVTREGLPRRVVAWNAERLKYLDASIARLREVDADVMLITEVDCGMARSGNRHTVRDLARELGMSYAFGVEFIELGLGDARERKWHEGQFNADGLHGAAILSRMPIEDATLLRLDRDGTWYDGDRNGERRVGGRIAMLARIGGVVMACVHLESHSDPRHRAGQMKRIFEVVDDMSGGGPAILGGDLNTKSAGRDEWLDDAIRGRLLAEDPSRRMNPVPHEPMFEVAAVFGYDIERCNDDAASERLRPGDPEKELGRIDWFMTRSVDILAAETLAAVDGNGVAISDHEILSITLRAE; the protein is encoded by the coding sequence GTGCTCGATATCGTGACGACGACGGTTTCCGCCATCGACCGGCCATTGCCCGAGTGGCGGCGGGATGCCCTTGCCGGCGGGAGCCACGACCGCTGGTTCGAGGATGCCCGCTGCCTGCATCAGATCGAACTGCACGGCCCGGTCACCCGTGAGGGGCTGCCGCGTCGGGTGGTGGCCTGGAATGCCGAGCGGCTCAAATACCTTGACGCGTCCATTGCCCGACTGCGGGAGGTCGATGCCGATGTCATGCTGATCACCGAAGTCGATTGCGGCATGGCGCGTTCGGGCAACCGGCATACGGTGCGCGATCTCGCCCGGGAACTTGGCATGAGTTACGCCTTTGGCGTCGAGTTCATCGAGCTGGGGCTGGGTGATGCACGCGAGCGCAAGTGGCACGAGGGACAATTCAATGCCGACGGGTTGCACGGTGCCGCCATCCTTTCCCGCATGCCCATCGAGGATGCGACCCTGCTGCGGCTCGACCGTGACGGCACCTGGTATGATGGAGACCGCAACGGCGAACGGCGCGTGGGCGGCCGTATCGCCATGCTGGCCCGCATCGGCGGGGTCGTCATGGCCTGCGTGCATCTCGAAAGTCATAGCGACCCGCGGCACCGGGCGGGCCAGATGAAGCGGATCTTCGAGGTTGTCGACGACATGTCTGGCGGCGGACCGGCCATTCTCGGCGGCGATCTCAACACGAAAAGTGCCGGACGCGACGAATGGCTCGACGACGCGATCCGTGGCCGCCTGCTGGCCGAGGATCCGTCTCGACGCATGAACCCGGTTCCGCACGAACCGATGTTCGAGGTGGCGGCGGTATTCGGTTATGACATCGAACGGTGCAACGACGATGCGGCGAGCGAGCGCCTTCGTCCGGGCGATCCGGAAAAGGAGCTCGGGCGCATCGACTGGTTCATGACCCGTAGTGTGGACATTCTCGCAGCCGAGACCCTTGCGGCTGTCGACGGGAATGGCGTGGCCATTTCCGATCATGAAATCCTCTCCATCACCTTGCGGGCGGAATGA
- a CDS encoding ABC transporter ATP-binding protein, with the protein MARIELSSVTKSWGDVVAVEPTDLVIEDGELVAILGPSGCGKSTTLFMLAGIYAPSGGELRFDGAVVNEVEARHRNVGIVFQSYALYPHMNVRRNIMFPLKFKGVPAADARRRAEETARLVQVEDLLDRTPGQMSGGQQQRVALARALVKEPQLLLLDEPLSNLDATLRLTMRSEIKRLQRQLAVTTILVTHDQIEATTMADRIVCMSKGRIEQVGTADDLFLRPRSLFVASFIGAPPINLIDSRVARGRLRLGEMDLRSQAPDGDVVLGVRPENITLGDPDGENVVRADVVQIEPMGRETLYVLDSVAGRIHVLEHGTVRRFREGDRVGCDLPLDGMLLFDRASGLRIEAPALARAA; encoded by the coding sequence ATGGCACGCATCGAACTCTCATCCGTGACCAAGAGCTGGGGCGATGTCGTCGCGGTCGAGCCCACCGATCTCGTCATTGAGGATGGCGAGCTTGTCGCGATCCTCGGGCCGTCGGGCTGCGGGAAGTCGACGACGCTGTTCATGCTGGCGGGCATCTATGCGCCTTCGGGCGGCGAGTTGCGCTTCGACGGGGCCGTGGTCAACGAGGTCGAGGCACGGCACAGGAATGTCGGCATCGTCTTCCAGTCCTACGCGCTCTATCCGCACATGAACGTGCGCCGGAACATCATGTTTCCACTGAAGTTCAAGGGGGTGCCGGCGGCCGACGCCCGGCGCCGGGCCGAGGAAACCGCAAGGCTGGTGCAGGTCGAGGACCTGCTCGACCGTACTCCGGGGCAGATGTCCGGCGGGCAGCAGCAGCGCGTGGCGCTGGCGCGTGCGTTGGTCAAGGAACCGCAGCTCCTGCTCCTCGACGAGCCGCTCTCCAATCTCGACGCCACCTTGCGCCTGACCATGCGTTCGGAGATCAAGCGGTTGCAGCGGCAACTGGCGGTGACGACCATTCTCGTCACGCATGACCAGATCGAGGCGACCACGATGGCGGATCGCATCGTCTGCATGTCGAAGGGCCGGATCGAGCAAGTGGGAACGGCGGACGACCTGTTCCTTCGACCGCGCTCGCTGTTTGTCGCGAGCTTCATCGGCGCGCCACCGATCAACCTCATCGACAGCCGGGTCGCGCGCGGCCGGTTGCGCCTCGGCGAGATGGACCTGCGCAGCCAGGCTCCCGACGGTGACGTTGTGCTGGGTGTCCGTCCGGAGAACATCACGCTGGGAGATCCCGATGGCGAGAATGTCGTCAGGGCGGATGTGGTCCAGATCGAGCCCATGGGCCGGGAGACCCTCTACGTCCTCGACAGCGTTGCTGGCCGCATCCACGTGCTGGAGCATGGTACCGTGCGGCGCTTTCGCGAGGGGGACAGGGTGGGCTGCGACCTGCCGCTCGACGGCATGCTGCTCTTCGACCGTGCGAGCGGGTTGCGCATCGAGGCTCCCGCCCTGGCGAGGGCTGCTTGA
- a CDS encoding RNA pseudouridine synthase, whose amino-acid sequence MMLIIDKPAGLPVHKGPKGGETVEDHLDALRFGLGERPHLAHRLDRDTSGCLVLGRHRKALRRLGKLFEHGQVRKTYVAVVHGCPDPSSGLIDQPLMKRSTAQRGWWMCVDPQGKAARTRYRTLGSDGTFSLVQLEPLTGRTHQLRVHLDFIGCTIVGDPFYGDRSDDAPNLLLHALSIRLPLYGSRPPVEVSAPLPDHWPDPWRRMLDDVLKSATTETEVPAT is encoded by the coding sequence ATGATGCTCATCATCGACAAGCCGGCCGGACTACCCGTGCACAAGGGTCCCAAGGGCGGCGAGACGGTCGAGGATCATCTCGACGCGTTGCGCTTCGGCCTCGGCGAGAGGCCGCACCTGGCCCACCGCCTCGACCGCGACACCAGTGGCTGTCTCGTCCTCGGCCGCCACAGGAAGGCGCTGCGGCGGCTGGGCAAGCTGTTCGAGCACGGTCAGGTCCGCAAGACCTATGTCGCGGTCGTCCATGGCTGCCCCGATCCGTCGTCGGGACTCATCGACCAGCCCCTGATGAAGCGCTCCACGGCCCAGCGCGGCTGGTGGATGTGCGTCGATCCTCAGGGCAAGGCCGCCCGGACCCGCTACCGCACGCTCGGCAGCGACGGCACTTTCAGCCTGGTCCAGCTCGAACCGCTCACCGGCCGCACCCACCAGTTGCGCGTTCATCTGGATTTCATCGGATGCACCATCGTCGGCGATCCGTTCTATGGCGACCGAAGCGACGATGCCCCGAACCTGCTGCTGCACGCACTTTCGATCCGCCTGCCGCTCTATGGCAGCAGGCCGCCCGTCGAGGTCAGCGCCCCCCTGCCGGACCACTGGCCCGACCCATGGCGCAGGATGCTGGATGATGTCCTCAAGTCCGCCACGACCGAAACCGAGGTGCCAGCCACCTGA